A section of the Drosophila sechellia strain sech25 chromosome 3L, ASM438219v1, whole genome shotgun sequence genome encodes:
- the LOC6605875 gene encoding transcription initiation factor TFIID subunit 4 isoform X4: MNTSQTAAGNRITFTSQPLPNGTISIAGNPGAVISTAQLPNTTTIKTIQAGIGGQHQGLQQVHHVQQQQQSQQQQQQQQQTQSAGQPMLNSMLPAGVVVGMRHQAPSQQQQKNVPTNPLSRVVINSHMAGVRPQSPSITLSTLNTGQTPALLVKTDNGFQLLRVGTTTGPPTVTQTITNTSNNSNTTSTTNHPTTTQIRLQTVPAAASMTNTTATSNIIVNSVASSGYANSSQPPHLTQLNAQAPQLPHITQIQTIPAQQSQQQQVNNVSSAGGTATAVSTTTAATTTQQGNTKEKCRKFLANLIELSTREPKPVEKNVRTLIQELVNANVEPEEFCDRLERLLNASPQPCLIGFLKKSLPLLRQALYTKELVIEGIKPPPQHVLGLAGLSQQLPKIQAQIRPIGPSQTTTIGQTQVRMITPNALGTPRPTIGHTTISKQPPNIRLPTAPRLVNTGGIRTQIPSLQVPGQANIVQIRGPQHAQLQRTGSVQIRATTRPPNSVPTANKLTAVKVGQTQIKAITPSLHPPSLAAISGGPPPTPTLSVLSTLNSASTTTLPIPSLPTVHLPPEALRAREQMQNSLNHNSNHFEAKLVEIKAPSLHPPHMERINASLTPIGAKTMARPPPAINKAIGKKKRDAMEMDAKLNTSSGAAGSAANSFFQQSSMSSMYGDDDINDVAAMGGVNLAEESQRILGCTENIGTQIRSCKDEVFLNLPSLQARIRAITSEAGLDEPSQDVAVLISHACQERLKNIVEKLAVIAEHRIDVIKLDPRYEPAKDVRGQIKFLEELDKAEQKRHEELEREMLLRAAKSRSRVEDPEQAKMKARAKEMQRAEMEELRQRDANLTALQAIGPRKKLKLDGETVSSGAGSSGGGVLSSSGSAPTTLRPRIKRVNLRDMLFYMEQEREFCRSSMLFKTYLK, translated from the exons ATGAACACCAGCCAGACAGCTGCCGGCAATCGCATCACCTTCACCAGCCAGCCGCTGCCCAATGGCACCATCAGCATTGCCGGCAATCCCGGCGCGGTCATCTCCACGGCCCAGCTGCCgaacaccaccaccatcaaGACGATCCAGGCGGGGATCGGTGGTCAGCATCAGGGACTTCAACAGGTGCATCATgtccaacagcagcagcagtcacaacagcaacaacaacaacagcagcagacgcaATCC GCCGGTCAACCGATGCTCAACTCAATGCTGCCGGCAGGCGTGGTGGTGGGCATGCGCCACCAGGCGCcgtcacagcagcagcagaagaatgTGCCCACCAACCCGCTCAGTCGTGTGGTGATCAACTCCCACATGGCGGGCGTGAGACCGCAGAGTCCATCG ATAACTTTAAGCACACTTAATACGGGTCAGACCCCGGCATTGCTGGTCAAGACGGATAACGGATTCCAGCTGTTGCGCGTGGGCACGACGACGGGTCCGCCGACGGTGACACAGACTATAACCAACACCAGCAATAACAGCAACACGACAAGCACCACAAACCATCCCACAACCACACAGATTCGTCTGCAAACTGTGCCGGCTGCAGCT TCTATGACCAACACgaccgccaccagcaacattATTGTCAATTCGGTGGCCAGCAGTGGATATGCAAACTCATCGCAGCCGCCCCACCTGACGCAACTAAATGCGCAGGCGCCACAACTGCCGCACATTACGCAGATTCAAACAATACCGGCCCAGCAgtctcagcagcagcaggtgaaCAATGTTAGCTCCGCGGGAGGAACGGCAACGGCGGTCAGCACTACGACGGCAGCGACGACGACGCAGCAGGGCAATACCAAAGAAAAGTGTCGCAAGTTTCTAGCCAATTTAATCGAATTGTCGACACGGGAACCGAAGCCGGTGGAGAAAAACGTGCGCACCCTCATCCAGGAGCTGGTCAATGCGAATGTCGAGCCGGAGGAGTTTTGTGACCGCCTGGAGCGCTTGCTCAACGCCAGCCCGCAGCCGTGTTTGATTGGATTCCTTAAGAAGAGTTTGCCTCTGCTACGACAAGCGCTCTACACAAAGGAGCTGGTCATCGAAGGCATTAAACCTCCGCCGCAGCACGTTCTTGGCCTGGCCGGACTCTCTCAACAGTTGCCT AAAATCCAAGCGCAAATCCGTCCGATCGGTCCTAGCCAGACAACGACCATTGGACAGACGCAGGTGCGTATGATAACGCCGAATGCCTTGGGCACGCCACGACCCACCATTGGCCACACCACGATATCGAAGCAGCCGCCGAATATTCGGCTGCCTACGGCCCCGCGTCTCGTCAACACTGGAGGAATTCGCACCCAGATACCTTCGTTGCAGGTGCCTGGTCAGGCG AACATTGTGCAAATACGTGGACCGCAGCATGCTCAGCTGCAGCGTACGGGATCGGTCCAGATCCGGGCCACCACTCGTCCGCCAAACAGTGTGCCCACCGCGAACAAACTCACTGCCGTCAAGGTGGGACAGACGCAAATCAAAGCGATTACGCCCAGCCTGCATCCACCTTCGCTGGCTGCCATCTCGGGTGGACCACCGCCTACGCCCACGCTGTCTGTTTTGTCTACATTGAACTCCGCCTCGACCACAACGCTGCCCATACCATCGCTACCCACAGTCCATCTTCCTCCCGAAGCTCTTCGAGCCCGTGAGCAGATGCAAAATTCGCTGAACCACAACAGCAATCACTTCGAAGCGAAACTGGTGGAGATCAAGGCGCCGTCGCTGCATCCGCCGCACATGGAGCGGATCAACGCATCTCTCACACCGATTGGAGCCAAGACGATGGCAAGGCCGCCGCCTGCGATCAACAAGGCGATAGGGAAAAAGAAACGCGACGCCATGGAAATGGACGCCAAATTGAACACATCGAGCGGAGCAGCGGGGTCCGCTGCCAACTCGTTTTTCCAGCAGAGCTCCATGTCCTCGATGTACGGTGACGATGATATCAACGATGTTGCCGCCATGGGAGGTGTCAACTTGGCGGAGGAGTCGCAGCGGATTCTCGGCTGCACGGAAAACATCGGCACGCAGATTCGATCCTGCAAGGATGAGGTATTTCTCAATCTGCCCTCGCTGCAAGCCAGAATTCGGGCAATTACTTCGGAGGCGGGACTGGATGAGCCGTCGCAGGATGTGGCCGTTCTGATATCGCACGCCTGTCAGGAGCGGCTGAAGAACATCGTTGAGAAGTTGGCTGTGATAGCGGAGCACCGCATTGATGTCATCAAG TTGGATCCACGCTACGAGCCCGCCAAGGATGTGCGCGGTCAGATCAAGTTCCTCGAGGAGCTGGACAAGGCCGAGCAGAAGCGACACGAGGAACTGGAACGTGAGATGCTGCTGAGGGCAGCAAAGTCACGATCGAGGGTGGAAGATCCCGAGCAGGCCAAGATGAAGGCGAGG GCCAAGGAGATGCAACGCGCCGAAATGGAGGAGTTGCGTCAACGAGATGCCAATCTGACGGCGCTGCAGGCGATTGGACCTCGGAAAAAGCTGAAACTGGACGGCGAAACAGTCAGTTCGGGAGCG GGTTCAAGTGGCGGCGGAGTGCTAAGCAGCTCGGGATCTGCGCCGACGACGTTACGGCCTCGCATAAAACGTGTGAACCTGCGCGACATGCTCTTCTACATGGAGCAAGAGCGGGAGTTCTGTCGCAGTTCCATGCTGTTCAAGACATACCTCAAGTGA
- the LOC6605875 gene encoding transcription initiation factor TFIID subunit 4 isoform X1 — protein sequence MNTSQTAAGNRITFTSQPLPNGTISIAGNPGAVISTAQLPNTTTIKTIQAGIGGQHQGLQQVHHVQQQQQSQQQQQQQQQTQSVGATQTQTLVIKSNHHAVTLPAGLVSSAPAGIVTMTKTINQAGQPMLNSMLPAGVVVGMRHQAPSQQQQKNVPTNPLSRVVINSHMAGVRPQSPSITLSTLNTGQTPALLVKTDNGFQLLRVGTTTGPPTVTQTITNTSNNSNTTSTTNHPTTTQIRLQTVPAAAVSRYQQQQQHQQQSQQQQQSQQQQQATSTTASTSIALRKTIVRTSSTVPSSNNNNNSINATTTTNTTTTTNNNNKPATNQQQQQQKLQQQQHLKAQQQQKQQQASAAAAAAAAAANVAATIKIKQNSMTNTTATSNIIVNSVASSGYANSSQPPHLTQLNAQAPQLPHITQIQTIPAQQSQQQQVNNVSSAGGTATAVSTTTAATTTQQGNTKEKCRKFLANLIELSTREPKPVEKNVRTLIQELVNANVEPEEFCDRLERLLNASPQPCLIGFLKKSLPLLRQALYTKELVIEGIKPPPQHVLGLAGLSQQLPKIQAQIRPIGPSQTTTIGQTQVRMITPNALGTPRPTIGHTTISKQPPNIRLPTAPRLVNTGGIRTQIPSLQVPGQANIVQIRGPQHAQLQRTGSVQIRATTRPPNSVPTANKLTAVKVGQTQIKAITPSLHPPSLAAISGGPPPTPTLSVLSTLNSASTTTLPIPSLPTVHLPPEALRAREQMQNSLNHNSNHFEAKLVEIKAPSLHPPHMERINASLTPIGAKTMARPPPAINKAIGKKKRDAMEMDAKLNTSSGAAGSAANSFFQQSSMSSMYGDDDINDVAAMGGVNLAEESQRILGCTENIGTQIRSCKDEVFLNLPSLQARIRAITSEAGLDEPSQDVAVLISHACQERLKNIVEKLAVIAEHRIDVIKLDPRYEPAKDVRGQIKFLEELDKAEQKRHEELEREMLLRAAKSRSRVEDPEQAKMKARAKEMQRAEMEELRQRDANLTALQAIGPRKKLKLDGETVSSGAGSSGGGVLSSSGSAPTTLRPRIKRVNLRDMLFYMEQEREFCRSSMLFKTYLK from the exons ATGAACACCAGCCAGACAGCTGCCGGCAATCGCATCACCTTCACCAGCCAGCCGCTGCCCAATGGCACCATCAGCATTGCCGGCAATCCCGGCGCGGTCATCTCCACGGCCCAGCTGCCgaacaccaccaccatcaaGACGATCCAGGCGGGGATCGGTGGTCAGCATCAGGGACTTCAACAGGTGCATCATgtccaacagcagcagcagtcacaacagcaacaacaacaacagcagcagacgcaATCCGTAGGTGCCACCCAAACACAAACCCTAGTTATTAAATCCAACCACCATGCTGTCACCCTGCCGGCGGGTCTAGTCTCAAGTGCACCAGCAGGAATCGTAACCATGACCAAGACCATCAATCAG GCCGGTCAACCGATGCTCAACTCAATGCTGCCGGCAGGCGTGGTGGTGGGCATGCGCCACCAGGCGCcgtcacagcagcagcagaagaatgTGCCCACCAACCCGCTCAGTCGTGTGGTGATCAACTCCCACATGGCGGGCGTGAGACCGCAGAGTCCATCG ATAACTTTAAGCACACTTAATACGGGTCAGACCCCGGCATTGCTGGTCAAGACGGATAACGGATTCCAGCTGTTGCGCGTGGGCACGACGACGGGTCCGCCGACGGTGACACAGACTATAACCAACACCAGCAATAACAGCAACACGACAAGCACCACAAACCATCCCACAACCACACAGATTCGTCTGCAAACTGTGCCGGCTGCAGCTGTAAGTAgataccaacaacaacaacaacatcagcagcaatcgcaacagcagcaacaatcgcaacagcagcaacaagcaaCCAGCACAACCGCCAGCACTAGTATTGCACTGCGCAAAACGATTGTCCGTACATCATCCACAGTCCCATCcagcaataataacaataatagtatcaatgccaccaccaccaccaacaccaccaccactaccaacaacaacaacaaacccGCTACtaaccagcaacagcagcagcagaagctccaacagcagcaacatctgaaggcccagcagcaacagaaacagcaacaggcatccgctgccgctgctgctgcagcagctgccgcaAATGTGGCAGCCACCATAAAGATCAAGCAAAAC TCTATGACCAACACgaccgccaccagcaacattATTGTCAATTCGGTGGCCAGCAGTGGATATGCAAACTCATCGCAGCCGCCCCACCTGACGCAACTAAATGCGCAGGCGCCACAACTGCCGCACATTACGCAGATTCAAACAATACCGGCCCAGCAgtctcagcagcagcaggtgaaCAATGTTAGCTCCGCGGGAGGAACGGCAACGGCGGTCAGCACTACGACGGCAGCGACGACGACGCAGCAGGGCAATACCAAAGAAAAGTGTCGCAAGTTTCTAGCCAATTTAATCGAATTGTCGACACGGGAACCGAAGCCGGTGGAGAAAAACGTGCGCACCCTCATCCAGGAGCTGGTCAATGCGAATGTCGAGCCGGAGGAGTTTTGTGACCGCCTGGAGCGCTTGCTCAACGCCAGCCCGCAGCCGTGTTTGATTGGATTCCTTAAGAAGAGTTTGCCTCTGCTACGACAAGCGCTCTACACAAAGGAGCTGGTCATCGAAGGCATTAAACCTCCGCCGCAGCACGTTCTTGGCCTGGCCGGACTCTCTCAACAGTTGCCT AAAATCCAAGCGCAAATCCGTCCGATCGGTCCTAGCCAGACAACGACCATTGGACAGACGCAGGTGCGTATGATAACGCCGAATGCCTTGGGCACGCCACGACCCACCATTGGCCACACCACGATATCGAAGCAGCCGCCGAATATTCGGCTGCCTACGGCCCCGCGTCTCGTCAACACTGGAGGAATTCGCACCCAGATACCTTCGTTGCAGGTGCCTGGTCAGGCG AACATTGTGCAAATACGTGGACCGCAGCATGCTCAGCTGCAGCGTACGGGATCGGTCCAGATCCGGGCCACCACTCGTCCGCCAAACAGTGTGCCCACCGCGAACAAACTCACTGCCGTCAAGGTGGGACAGACGCAAATCAAAGCGATTACGCCCAGCCTGCATCCACCTTCGCTGGCTGCCATCTCGGGTGGACCACCGCCTACGCCCACGCTGTCTGTTTTGTCTACATTGAACTCCGCCTCGACCACAACGCTGCCCATACCATCGCTACCCACAGTCCATCTTCCTCCCGAAGCTCTTCGAGCCCGTGAGCAGATGCAAAATTCGCTGAACCACAACAGCAATCACTTCGAAGCGAAACTGGTGGAGATCAAGGCGCCGTCGCTGCATCCGCCGCACATGGAGCGGATCAACGCATCTCTCACACCGATTGGAGCCAAGACGATGGCAAGGCCGCCGCCTGCGATCAACAAGGCGATAGGGAAAAAGAAACGCGACGCCATGGAAATGGACGCCAAATTGAACACATCGAGCGGAGCAGCGGGGTCCGCTGCCAACTCGTTTTTCCAGCAGAGCTCCATGTCCTCGATGTACGGTGACGATGATATCAACGATGTTGCCGCCATGGGAGGTGTCAACTTGGCGGAGGAGTCGCAGCGGATTCTCGGCTGCACGGAAAACATCGGCACGCAGATTCGATCCTGCAAGGATGAGGTATTTCTCAATCTGCCCTCGCTGCAAGCCAGAATTCGGGCAATTACTTCGGAGGCGGGACTGGATGAGCCGTCGCAGGATGTGGCCGTTCTGATATCGCACGCCTGTCAGGAGCGGCTGAAGAACATCGTTGAGAAGTTGGCTGTGATAGCGGAGCACCGCATTGATGTCATCAAG TTGGATCCACGCTACGAGCCCGCCAAGGATGTGCGCGGTCAGATCAAGTTCCTCGAGGAGCTGGACAAGGCCGAGCAGAAGCGACACGAGGAACTGGAACGTGAGATGCTGCTGAGGGCAGCAAAGTCACGATCGAGGGTGGAAGATCCCGAGCAGGCCAAGATGAAGGCGAGG GCCAAGGAGATGCAACGCGCCGAAATGGAGGAGTTGCGTCAACGAGATGCCAATCTGACGGCGCTGCAGGCGATTGGACCTCGGAAAAAGCTGAAACTGGACGGCGAAACAGTCAGTTCGGGAGCG GGTTCAAGTGGCGGCGGAGTGCTAAGCAGCTCGGGATCTGCGCCGACGACGTTACGGCCTCGCATAAAACGTGTGAACCTGCGCGACATGCTCTTCTACATGGAGCAAGAGCGGGAGTTCTGTCGCAGTTCCATGCTGTTCAAGACATACCTCAAGTGA
- the LOC6605875 gene encoding transcription initiation factor TFIID subunit 4 isoform X2: MNTSQTAAGNRITFTSQPLPNGTISIAGNPGAVISTAQLPNTTTIKTIQAGIGGQHQGLQQVHHVQQQQQSQQQQQQQQQTQSAGQPMLNSMLPAGVVVGMRHQAPSQQQQKNVPTNPLSRVVINSHMAGVRPQSPSITLSTLNTGQTPALLVKTDNGFQLLRVGTTTGPPTVTQTITNTSNNSNTTSTTNHPTTTQIRLQTVPAAAVSRYQQQQQHQQQSQQQQQSQQQQQATSTTASTSIALRKTIVRTSSTVPSSNNNNNSINATTTTNTTTTTNNNNKPATNQQQQQQKLQQQQHLKAQQQQKQQQASAAAAAAAAAANVAATIKIKQNSMTNTTATSNIIVNSVASSGYANSSQPPHLTQLNAQAPQLPHITQIQTIPAQQSQQQQVNNVSSAGGTATAVSTTTAATTTQQGNTKEKCRKFLANLIELSTREPKPVEKNVRTLIQELVNANVEPEEFCDRLERLLNASPQPCLIGFLKKSLPLLRQALYTKELVIEGIKPPPQHVLGLAGLSQQLPKIQAQIRPIGPSQTTTIGQTQVRMITPNALGTPRPTIGHTTISKQPPNIRLPTAPRLVNTGGIRTQIPSLQVPGQANIVQIRGPQHAQLQRTGSVQIRATTRPPNSVPTANKLTAVKVGQTQIKAITPSLHPPSLAAISGGPPPTPTLSVLSTLNSASTTTLPIPSLPTVHLPPEALRAREQMQNSLNHNSNHFEAKLVEIKAPSLHPPHMERINASLTPIGAKTMARPPPAINKAIGKKKRDAMEMDAKLNTSSGAAGSAANSFFQQSSMSSMYGDDDINDVAAMGGVNLAEESQRILGCTENIGTQIRSCKDEVFLNLPSLQARIRAITSEAGLDEPSQDVAVLISHACQERLKNIVEKLAVIAEHRIDVIKLDPRYEPAKDVRGQIKFLEELDKAEQKRHEELEREMLLRAAKSRSRVEDPEQAKMKARAKEMQRAEMEELRQRDANLTALQAIGPRKKLKLDGETVSSGAGSSGGGVLSSSGSAPTTLRPRIKRVNLRDMLFYMEQEREFCRSSMLFKTYLK, translated from the exons ATGAACACCAGCCAGACAGCTGCCGGCAATCGCATCACCTTCACCAGCCAGCCGCTGCCCAATGGCACCATCAGCATTGCCGGCAATCCCGGCGCGGTCATCTCCACGGCCCAGCTGCCgaacaccaccaccatcaaGACGATCCAGGCGGGGATCGGTGGTCAGCATCAGGGACTTCAACAGGTGCATCATgtccaacagcagcagcagtcacaacagcaacaacaacaacagcagcagacgcaATCC GCCGGTCAACCGATGCTCAACTCAATGCTGCCGGCAGGCGTGGTGGTGGGCATGCGCCACCAGGCGCcgtcacagcagcagcagaagaatgTGCCCACCAACCCGCTCAGTCGTGTGGTGATCAACTCCCACATGGCGGGCGTGAGACCGCAGAGTCCATCG ATAACTTTAAGCACACTTAATACGGGTCAGACCCCGGCATTGCTGGTCAAGACGGATAACGGATTCCAGCTGTTGCGCGTGGGCACGACGACGGGTCCGCCGACGGTGACACAGACTATAACCAACACCAGCAATAACAGCAACACGACAAGCACCACAAACCATCCCACAACCACACAGATTCGTCTGCAAACTGTGCCGGCTGCAGCTGTAAGTAgataccaacaacaacaacaacatcagcagcaatcgcaacagcagcaacaatcgcaacagcagcaacaagcaaCCAGCACAACCGCCAGCACTAGTATTGCACTGCGCAAAACGATTGTCCGTACATCATCCACAGTCCCATCcagcaataataacaataatagtatcaatgccaccaccaccaccaacaccaccaccactaccaacaacaacaacaaacccGCTACtaaccagcaacagcagcagcagaagctccaacagcagcaacatctgaaggcccagcagcaacagaaacagcaacaggcatccgctgccgctgctgctgcagcagctgccgcaAATGTGGCAGCCACCATAAAGATCAAGCAAAAC TCTATGACCAACACgaccgccaccagcaacattATTGTCAATTCGGTGGCCAGCAGTGGATATGCAAACTCATCGCAGCCGCCCCACCTGACGCAACTAAATGCGCAGGCGCCACAACTGCCGCACATTACGCAGATTCAAACAATACCGGCCCAGCAgtctcagcagcagcaggtgaaCAATGTTAGCTCCGCGGGAGGAACGGCAACGGCGGTCAGCACTACGACGGCAGCGACGACGACGCAGCAGGGCAATACCAAAGAAAAGTGTCGCAAGTTTCTAGCCAATTTAATCGAATTGTCGACACGGGAACCGAAGCCGGTGGAGAAAAACGTGCGCACCCTCATCCAGGAGCTGGTCAATGCGAATGTCGAGCCGGAGGAGTTTTGTGACCGCCTGGAGCGCTTGCTCAACGCCAGCCCGCAGCCGTGTTTGATTGGATTCCTTAAGAAGAGTTTGCCTCTGCTACGACAAGCGCTCTACACAAAGGAGCTGGTCATCGAAGGCATTAAACCTCCGCCGCAGCACGTTCTTGGCCTGGCCGGACTCTCTCAACAGTTGCCT AAAATCCAAGCGCAAATCCGTCCGATCGGTCCTAGCCAGACAACGACCATTGGACAGACGCAGGTGCGTATGATAACGCCGAATGCCTTGGGCACGCCACGACCCACCATTGGCCACACCACGATATCGAAGCAGCCGCCGAATATTCGGCTGCCTACGGCCCCGCGTCTCGTCAACACTGGAGGAATTCGCACCCAGATACCTTCGTTGCAGGTGCCTGGTCAGGCG AACATTGTGCAAATACGTGGACCGCAGCATGCTCAGCTGCAGCGTACGGGATCGGTCCAGATCCGGGCCACCACTCGTCCGCCAAACAGTGTGCCCACCGCGAACAAACTCACTGCCGTCAAGGTGGGACAGACGCAAATCAAAGCGATTACGCCCAGCCTGCATCCACCTTCGCTGGCTGCCATCTCGGGTGGACCACCGCCTACGCCCACGCTGTCTGTTTTGTCTACATTGAACTCCGCCTCGACCACAACGCTGCCCATACCATCGCTACCCACAGTCCATCTTCCTCCCGAAGCTCTTCGAGCCCGTGAGCAGATGCAAAATTCGCTGAACCACAACAGCAATCACTTCGAAGCGAAACTGGTGGAGATCAAGGCGCCGTCGCTGCATCCGCCGCACATGGAGCGGATCAACGCATCTCTCACACCGATTGGAGCCAAGACGATGGCAAGGCCGCCGCCTGCGATCAACAAGGCGATAGGGAAAAAGAAACGCGACGCCATGGAAATGGACGCCAAATTGAACACATCGAGCGGAGCAGCGGGGTCCGCTGCCAACTCGTTTTTCCAGCAGAGCTCCATGTCCTCGATGTACGGTGACGATGATATCAACGATGTTGCCGCCATGGGAGGTGTCAACTTGGCGGAGGAGTCGCAGCGGATTCTCGGCTGCACGGAAAACATCGGCACGCAGATTCGATCCTGCAAGGATGAGGTATTTCTCAATCTGCCCTCGCTGCAAGCCAGAATTCGGGCAATTACTTCGGAGGCGGGACTGGATGAGCCGTCGCAGGATGTGGCCGTTCTGATATCGCACGCCTGTCAGGAGCGGCTGAAGAACATCGTTGAGAAGTTGGCTGTGATAGCGGAGCACCGCATTGATGTCATCAAG TTGGATCCACGCTACGAGCCCGCCAAGGATGTGCGCGGTCAGATCAAGTTCCTCGAGGAGCTGGACAAGGCCGAGCAGAAGCGACACGAGGAACTGGAACGTGAGATGCTGCTGAGGGCAGCAAAGTCACGATCGAGGGTGGAAGATCCCGAGCAGGCCAAGATGAAGGCGAGG GCCAAGGAGATGCAACGCGCCGAAATGGAGGAGTTGCGTCAACGAGATGCCAATCTGACGGCGCTGCAGGCGATTGGACCTCGGAAAAAGCTGAAACTGGACGGCGAAACAGTCAGTTCGGGAGCG GGTTCAAGTGGCGGCGGAGTGCTAAGCAGCTCGGGATCTGCGCCGACGACGTTACGGCCTCGCATAAAACGTGTGAACCTGCGCGACATGCTCTTCTACATGGAGCAAGAGCGGGAGTTCTGTCGCAGTTCCATGCTGTTCAAGACATACCTCAAGTGA